DNA from Malus sylvestris chromosome 11, drMalSylv7.2, whole genome shotgun sequence:
tggttggaaggaaactcttctgggtccttgacggtataacgttgaccggtgctcagtagtttcgggattggtcaagtatggtacaaacaagatgCAAACacaagaagaagataaaaaacttGACATCTCAATTACAATCACACAACTAGcacaaatcaaaacaaggaAAGTAGATGTAAAGGCAAtcttaaaaaaattgattgaaaCTAATATAAAGTCCGCTGAATCAAAGTAGAATAATCTTGAACAAAATGGCATCACATTTTCCATGATAAGTTTTATATTTCTAGTTGTGCTAAATACTCGCCGGgctaatttcattaaaaaataattcttcttgcaattttttttttgtctattaTATTAGATTATgcactaatatatatatatatatatatatatatatatatatatatatatgcggaCACACACATATGCCATAAGCTCTCCCTGGGCTACAGCCCACCGTAGCCTTTGGTGTGGCTACTCCATTGGATGGTATCACCCATAATTTGGGTGGAACTTTTAATCTCAAAGTAGAAGTAATGCCTTTTAGTTGTTGATGGGATAATCTGTTGTCGAGTTATAGATGTTTTCCAAGATCCTATTTTGTGCCATTTTAGTCCTCATAAGGTAATCCAATACCCACTACCCAAAAGATCACATTATTGTTGTCCCTCATGATTTTTATATCTAGCACCTAGGTGGCTTTAACAATTCTTTGCAAAAACAAATTACACAAAAGATATAATTAATTGAGGGCTTAAATATTTTAGATAAGTCTAAGATGATGTTTGATTACCTATTGCCCCCATTCGGTCCCCTTACATGCAGATCTTATGATTTAAttacaagaaaaaaattgttcaaTTTGTACGAACTCATATTAAGTTGTTAGATTATCAGTTTAAACCACTAATCAATCATCAAACGAACGACTTGTTCAAATATGTCGCACTCGTATTTCTTTGTAGCTTAAATGTGGAACATATTTTATTCCAATTAAAAAGCAAAAGTTGGAGCACAAGTACTTCAACAAAAGTACTTCTCTTTTATGAAATTGCACTTACTTTTTTCCACCGAAAAAGTTTATGGCAAGTGGCTTAAGTTTTAAGATGCttgatttattttgttattgGCTTATTGCTAAATGATCTTTAATTAGTACATGAAATGGTTTCcactttgaaggaaaaaaacgTAGCTATTAGAATACAAAGGATAGCAGGATAGGGATGGTTTATTAGTATCTTATATAATATGACTTGATCATCATCAGATCTTAGCCTCAATAAACAAGTCTTGAACTAAGGTCATCATTATTGGAGTGTAATtactttttaatgaaaattgtATATGGTATTCTAATTGTTATATTGTGGTTGAATATGATAAACGAAACATCTCATAATTAAAGACAAGACGTCATCACCAATAAacaaattacttataagcacatgtaagGTTTATTTGTTGTGAAATTCAAATTCTTACCGTCCATGCCCCCTCACATGATGCaaattttcaagtctaacaTGTGGACAATACACATTTGGTGACGTAGAGCATGTGTGACAATTGGATTTCACATGTGGGATAACCTGCTCTGGTTCCATGAAGGAAGTTGAGATTTCGTTATAAAATCAATTACTTATAAGAACATGCAATGTCTATCCTTTCACAAATGTCAAATTCATACTCTCGACATACTGAAAAATTATTAGCATTGAGTGGCTTGGTCttattaattggattattataaATGCAAGCAATGGAACGATGTATTCaataattgtttgtttgtttttatatacgaaaataaaattacaaacaaaGCCTTTAGGACaagaaaaatttacaaaaatcccagaagcaacaccaccaccaaaaaCAACCATCAGTAGACCCATATCCAACAAGAACATCAGCCACAAAATTAGTTTTCCAAATAATTGTTTCCGCTATATGCCCTGCAAACCAAGCCATGGACACAAACGAACAAACCTCAAAGGAAATAAAACATTTGATATTAGTCATcacataaaatatttatattgacAACACACCGATTCCAATAAGTTTAATATAAAAACTGTCCATCAAAATAATTCACCATTTATAACATACCGTCCCGGATATTCACGCAACTCTTGTCAAACAATACTAAAATCTATATTATAAACTATACGATGctagaacaaattaattaatgaaatcaAATCATACATGAAGTTACTTTGCAATGCGAAATGTTGTGATTAATATTAATCTATATTATGAACCctccttgtcaacttttttcttcttttttttcttattttgtcctcacttttgatacacattattgacaaaaagagggaaaaatagtaattttgtacattttgacaaaatgacaatcatatccctatttttcatattttacccttttttttgagaaaatgacaatcatatatttatttttccaattttaccttcacttttgatacacaatatttacataaggaggaaAAAATAGGGAAAAAGGGAGAAAAAGTTGAAAAGGAGGCTTCTTTTAATAACACTTTTGATacataatatttacataagaatgacaaaataagaagaaaaaaaagggaaaaagctGACAAGGAGGCTTCTTTTAATAAtagtatagaaaaaaatatgcacttattaagagaaaggGGCAAAAAATTGACGAGGAGACTTCTCTTAATaacacttttgatacacaatatttacataagaatgacaaaatagagaaaaaaagaggGGGGAAGTTGACAAAGAGacttctcttaataatagtatagaaaaaatatacaCTTATTAAGAGAATTTATTCACATATACACACAAAATGTGTGATCTCTTCTGCTAGTAGATATGATAACACCATGTTACGAAAGTacgattttattaaaaaaattattccaTTATATGCGTGGACGTCGTCAGTAAAATTTACGTCTCAACTTAGTATAACatataataaatattaaattGTCAGTCAATAATTTGAAGTCACACTCCTCAGATTGGATATGTTCATATCTTTTCTGCGAACTCCAATAAAGTTAAACAACAATATTATTGTTAATTTGATGATTTAGACCGCATTTTAgtcatcataatataatagtCTCATGGAAGCCACCCAGAAGGCCGTAATATTCCCATTGGTTATTGTGTAACTCATATGGTCGAATCAAAATTTATGCTTCCGTTGCTAGAATTTGACTGCATTAGACCCAactttattcaaataatttggTAGCTAAACAAGTTGGATACCAGTAATGTGAATAAGATCAATTGACTAAATTAAATTCAACTTTATCAAAACGAATTTGGGAGCTAACTAAGTTAGATTCAAGTACATATGAGTTAGATCAGCTGGCAAGGATAATACAATTGGTTATCTTACgtttaaatttgaatttggttAGAGTAGTTTAAAAATACCGTGCGATAAACAAAAAACGTTAAATACaataatcaataaaaatgatttCTAAACCATGTAAAACGttcatgtttattttcatttgttaacttgatttattcaatttataaaataaataaatagaggTGTGTAAAAAACAAAAGACGTCTCTAAAAATCATCTCACCAATcaataattatgtattttttatttctacaaAGAAAAAGACTGCTTGCCCGGACCGACTTGAGCATTTATTTACCtttatcttcttccttcttgctggTTCCTACCGCTTTCGTAAGCAAAGCGTGAAGTTTGCTTTGCCGTTCAACGTTCAATCAATTTTATAACTCCACGTGTCCCCCCAGTTATAATATCGCGATACTAGCTAAAATGTCCGCGATACGCGTGGGaatttttcactttttattGTCGCGTTACGGGAGGGCATTGGGCCAGCTGGCAAGAGACGCGCAAGATCCGAGGAGTAGGGGCCTAGTTCACGTGCCAGCCTGCTCCCGCATTGGAGTGAAACCAAACACGTGTGCAGTTCCTTGAGCCTCAAACAGGACCACTTTTCTGCTTCTGCATAGGTGAACCCCTCCTTgagcaaaaataaataaactaggTGAACCCCTCCCTCATTCACGTCGCGACAAAACTTGTGACCACCCAGTGCGAGCCTGCGAGATACATTGTACTTCTGTTTTGTTCTCGTTTTGTGTCAATCcgtattttttattatatccCTCTCTCCCCGTCTCTGGTATTTTTTTTGGTCTCCGTCTGATgttcggtttgatttttttcgattttttgaatcCATCCCTAATAATTTCCTTCCCGTACGTGACGGTAATCGACGGCTTGGAAACAAATGGTATTTGTCTAGATAtggaaatttattttatttcttttttaaaaaatgtcgtttggtttggccaaaaaaaaaatacaaaatggtATTCTTTCTCATTTTTCACCTTTTCTTTCACACTTTTTCATCCACCAACCATCGTTTATTTACTAAATGTAAGTAATAGCATTTGGAGTGGTAGATTCATGTGAGACCCATGCATCTAAAATAACTCGCTCTTGCATAGAACTAGCATAACCTTTTTCGTAATCCGTTAGAAATAAATAGAATAAATTGTGAACATGGACTTCACATTTGCATAATATTTGAGAAAAAAAGTCATCCATGTATACACACATAATATTGAAGTATCAATCATGATATCCAAAttgatccaaaaaaaaaaatcatgatatCCTACTACAATGGTGATGTATTTAACATATGTATTCCTGTATGTCATAATTCATAAAATCTAATGATTTTTACTATGTTCTGACATAAGTTTTGTTTAAAGCctattaatttttatatatattagaaCAATTAACAAAAGTGAAATAGGATCATTTTTTCCCCCCAACAAATAAGATCCTAACCCAAAATGCgtgtaaacctttttttttttctaaataaaagcaaataatcgaaaacaaaaatatattcggtttcctttttttccattttctggTTTACGGTTACAAAAGATCAAATACGTTAGTTGGGCCAACAAAAAGGATCAAATACCAACCAGACCACTACGCGAACAATCTGCTGCCCCCCAGTCCTATCCCGCCACGTAGTGAGTATCCAGTAAAAGAAAGTGATCATCTTCGGATTACTTCCTTCTAATTCATCAAGTTCAAAAATACagactattgaaatttgatcgaACAGCTACAAATATCagcccactttaaaagttataataactttaatcgttgaatcaaatttcaacaatccgaatatttgaattttatggATTAGGAGGATCCCTTTCCCCAGTAAAAACCTATGTCATCAGAACCGTGCGAGGAATGCATTCCAGGCCCACCCTCAAGATCGAAGCTAACCCCCTTGAGGATCATATTTTGTACGGTCACAATTAAGTTAcgttaaaatttgttttttgccttattatttttattaaaaaattaatataaaaaattaatgtgACTTAACCGTCATCGCACAAAATAAAGGGACATGAAAAATGTATGGGAAAGCGAGGGCTTCTTCCCCcttgagtggataaatcgaaaatcCTACGTGTCAATTTCCCATAATAATTGAAGGGGCCAGTAAGGTAATTTTACCATGATTGAACTGGAAGATAGAGGACAGTCTTATCCACTTGCGCCAAAGCAGCAAGCGGACCTGTATAAAAGCCAATCGAAACGCCTTCAATTCTCAGAACCAAAATCACAGAACACAGAAGAAAAAACCGAGGGCTTCGAACCGAAACGCAGCGTTTTGATCCTCCCCCGAATGGCGACTAGTAAGAGCTACTACGCTAGGCCGAACTACCGTTACCTCTCCGgcgaccaccaccaccaccaccaaaccCTAGCGTCCGATTTCGAACTCGACGAGTCGGACATCTACAACTTCGGCCGGTCCAACTCGCCTGAGTACCGCAAACCGATCCCGAGCTCCCGCGGCGTCTCGGCCGCGAAGAACC
Protein-coding regions in this window:
- the LOC126589293 gene encoding uncharacterized protein LOC126589293, which encodes MIELEDRGQSYPLAPKQQADLYKSQSKRLQFSEPKSQNTEEKTEGFEPKRSVLILPRMATSKSYYARPNYRYLSGDHHHHHQTLASDFELDESDIYNFGRSNSPEYRKPIPSSRGVSAAKNRRGDSGHRSDMTGGKAASLPVGIPDWSKILRGEYRENRRCDDDEADGDNDVEGGVRIPPHEFLARQMARTRIASFSVHEGVGRTLKGRDLSRVRNAIWEKTGFED